A single Phragmites australis chromosome 4, lpPhrAust1.1, whole genome shotgun sequence DNA region contains:
- the LOC133916184 gene encoding NAC domain-containing protein 58-like: MIMANPAMLPPGFRFHPTDEELILHYLRNRAGAAPCPVAIIADVDIYKFDPWDLPSKAAYGDKEWYFFSPRDRKYPNGIRPNRAAGSGYWKATGTDKPIHNSVTSESVGVKKALVFYKGRPPKGTKTNWIMHEYRLASDAHAGNTYRPMKFRNTSMRLDDWVLCRIYKKASHVSPMMVPTLSGQEQDEPYATSSAAMLVQGSAGAFPMQQAVAGAQRMPRILSISELLNEYSLAQLFDDGVPDMARLDQHHQHAALLGHLVSSQLMFNNSNSSMSGQLPQMDSSASMSAAGDGAAGKRKRSEESSAGALSSQVAATKMPNGSCVGATFQIGNGLQGPVGQLGHQMLLHSNMGLN; the protein is encoded by the exons ATGATCATGGCGAACCCCGCGATGCTTCCGCCCGGCTTTCGGTTCCACCCGACCGACGAGGAGCTGATCCTCCACTACCTCCGCAACCGGGCCGGCGCCGCGCCGTGCCCCGTGGCCATCATCGCCGATGTCGATATCTACAAGTTCGACCCATGGGACCTTCCAT CCAAGGCCGCGTACGGGGACAAGGAGTGGTACTTCTTCAGCCCGCGGGACCGTAAGTACCCGAACGGGATCCGACCGAACCGCGCGGCGGGTTCCGGCTACTGGAAGGCCACTGGCACTGACAAGCCGATCCACAACAGCGTCACCAGCGAGAGCGTCGGCGTCAAGAAGGCCCTCGTCTTCTACAAAGGCCGCCCGCCCAAGGGCACCAAGACCAACTGGATCATGCACGAGTACCGCCTCGCCTCCGACGCCCACGCCGGCAATACCTACCGCCCCATGAAGTTCCGCAACACCTCCATGAGG CTGGATGACTGGGTGCTGTGCCGGATCTACAAGAAGGCCAGCCACGTGTCTCCGATGATGGTGCCGACGCTCTCCGGCCAGGAGCAGGACGAGCCGTACGCGACGTCGAGCGCCGCCATGCTCGTGCAGGGCAGCGCCGGCGCGTTCCCGATGCAGCAGGCCGTGGCCGGCGCGCAGAGGATGCCCAGGATCCTGTCCATCTCCGAGCTGCTCAACGAGTATTCGCTGGCGCAGCTCTTCGACGACGGCGTCCCAGACATGGCGCGGCTCGATCAGCATCATCAGCACGCCGCTCTGCTCGGCCACCTTGTCTCTAGCCAACTAATGTTCAACAACAGCAATAGCAGCATGTCCGGGCAGCTTCCGCAGATGGACTCGTCGGCCTCGATGTCAGCGGCGGGCGATGGCGCTGCCGGGAAGCGCAAGAGATCAGAGGAGTCCAGTGCCGGTGCGCTGTCGAGCCAGGTAGCTGCAACCAAGATGCCGAACGGCTCGTGCGTTGGTGCAACGTTCCAAATAGGCAACGGACTGCAGGGGCCAGTAGGCCAGCTGGGCCATCAGATGCTGCTCCATTCTAACATGGGGCTGAACTGA